GGTAGACGGCGAGGCTGTCGTCCTCGTCGGGGTGCATGACGGTGACCAGCAGCACGCGGCCGGCCCGTTCGGCCACGCCGGTGAAGGTGTGGCCGGCGGTGGAGGTGTAGCCGTTCTTGACGCCGGCGATGCCCTCGTAGGGCTCCAGGCCGGGGGCGCCGACCAGAAGCCGGTTGGTGTTCTGGATCGCGTAGGACTCGCGGTCCTCGCCCTCCCCGGCGCCGGGGAACTCGGCGTGGGGCGTGGCGGCGTACTCGCGGAAGTCCGGGTTCTGCATGCCGGACCTGGCGAAGAGGGTCAGGTCGTAGGCCGAGGACGTCTGACCGCGCGCGTCGTAGCCGTCCGGGTTCACCACGTGGGTGTCGCCGGCCCGCAACTCCTCGGCGCGCTCGTTCATTTCGGCGACCGTGTCCTCCTTGCCGCCGTTCATGGCGGTGAGGGCGTACACCGCGTCGTTGCCCGAGGCGAGGAAGACGCCGCGCCACAGGTCCTCGACGGTGTACGTCTGGTAGTCCGCGATGCCGACCGCGCTGCTGCCGGGGCCCATCTCGGCGAAGTGCTCCGGACGCGCCCGGTACAGGTCCTCGCGGTCGAACTTCGGGATCACCGTGTCGGCGAACAGCATCTTGAGGGTGCTCGCGGGCGGCAGGGGCTTGTGGGCGTTGCGCGCCGCGAGCACCTCGCCGCTCTCGGCGTCGGCGACGATCCAGGACTTCGCGGTCAGGTCCTCGGGCAGCTCCGGCACCCGGCCACCGGAGTGGACCTGGGTCCCGGGTCTGCCCAGCAGTTCACCGCCGACGGTCGACATCCGCGGCGGGTCGTCGGCCGCGGCGGCGGGCGTGAGCAACGTGGGGGCGAGGGGGATTATCGCGAGAGCGAGCGCGCGAACGGACATCCGAAGAAAGGACGAGCGATTGAACGGCACACGGTGAACTTACCGTTGCCCCCCGGAGCGCCCACCAGCGGAGCGGACCAAACCGGTGAGGACCCGGGTCAAATGGGGGACGGGCATCCCGGATACTTGCGGTGGGGGACGACTGACAGCACAGAGGGGAACTTCATGCTTATCGGCGCGGCCGTCGTCTTCTCACTTTTGCTCACGGGAACGCACTGGTATCTGTGGCGGCGCCTCGTGCGCGACGTCTCGGCCCCCGGCGGCTGGTACCGCCGGATAGGCACGGCGGCGGTCGTGGTGCTGCCGCTGCTGTCGATGCTCGCCACGACGGGCCGCGAGATCGGCATCCCGTTCGGGGTGCTCCAGGCGCTGGCCTGGCCGGGCAACTACTGGCTGGCCATGCTGCTGTACCTGATGCTGCTCCTGGTCCCGGCCGAGCTCCTGCGCTGGGCGCTGCTCCGCCGCACGCGGACGCCCGTGCCCGCCACCGCCACCGCCACCGTCCCGGACGCCGAAGCGGCGCGGAGCACGGAGCCCGTGGCGGTCGGTGCGGCGGCGGGTGTCTCCGGGGCCGGCGCCGGGGGCGGTGCGGCGGTGCCGGACGAGGAGCCGGAGATCACGGCCCCGCCCGGGGCCGGGGCCGGGGACGCCGCGCGCGAGGCGGACGCGCTCAGCCGCCGGCTGCTTGTCTCGCGAGGGATCGCCGTCGGGGCCGGGGTGGTCGCGGCCGGGGTCGTGGGGTACGGGTCGTACGCCGCGCGGCGGCTGACCACCAAGCGGGTCGGGATCACCCTCGCCAAGCTGCCGCGCGCCGCGCACGGCTACCGCATCGCCGTCGTCAGCGACATCCACCTCGGGCCCATCTTGGGCCGCGCCCACTGCCAGAACGTGGTGGACCACATCAACCGCGCCCAGCCCGACCTCGTCACCGTCGTCGGCGACCTCGTCGACGCCGAGGTGGACGACCTGCGGTCCGCCGCCGCGCCGCTGGCCGGGCTGCGGGCCAGGGACGGGGCCTACTTCGTCACGGGCAACCACGAGTACTACCTCGACACCCGAGCCTGGGTGGACCACGTCCGGGAGCTGGGCCTGACGCCCCTGGTCAACGCCCGGGACGAGCTGCCGTACTTCGACCTCGCCGGGGTCAACGACGCCGACGGCGAGGGCAGCGACTTCGGCGGGCCCGACT
Above is a window of Streptomyces sp. NBC_01803 DNA encoding:
- a CDS encoding D-alanyl-D-alanine carboxypeptidase family protein gives rise to the protein MSVRALALAIIPLAPTLLTPAAAADDPPRMSTVGGELLGRPGTQVHSGGRVPELPEDLTAKSWIVADAESGEVLAARNAHKPLPPASTLKMLFADTVIPKFDREDLYRARPEHFAEMGPGSSAVGIADYQTYTVEDLWRGVFLASGNDAVYALTAMNGGKEDTVAEMNERAEELRAGDTHVVNPDGYDARGQTSSAYDLTLFARSGMQNPDFREYAATPHAEFPGAGEGEDRESYAIQNTNRLLVGAPGLEPYEGIAGVKNGYTSTAGHTFTGVAERAGRVLLVTVMHPDEDDSLAVYREAADLLDWGFEAAGTVEPVGELVPPLDELPEVAETTEDGGKNADDEAALNGAAGPSDGGGSASGVVVLGVTASGAALLAAGAYVFHRRHPLPIRPLPRPARRRGSAPPG
- a CDS encoding metallophosphoesterase; the protein is MLIGAAVVFSLLLTGTHWYLWRRLVRDVSAPGGWYRRIGTAAVVVLPLLSMLATTGREIGIPFGVLQALAWPGNYWLAMLLYLMLLLVPAELLRWALLRRTRTPVPATATATVPDAEAARSTEPVAVGAAAGVSGAGAGGGAAVPDEEPEITAPPGAGAGDAAREADALSRRLLVSRGIAVGAGVVAAGVVGYGSYAARRLTTKRVGITLAKLPRAAHGYRIAVVSDIHLGPILGRAHCQNVVDHINRAQPDLVTVVGDLVDAEVDDLRSAAAPLAGLRARDGAYFVTGNHEYYLDTRAWVDHVRELGLTPLVNARDELPYFDLAGVNDADGEGSDFGGPDFEAALGDRDRRRATVLMAHQPVQIHDAVDYGVDLQLSGHTHGGQLWPFTYLADLSNPTLAGLERYGDTQLYVTRGAGAWGPPVRVGADPDITIIELASAQA